Proteins encoded within one genomic window of Triticum aestivum cultivar Chinese Spring chromosome 2D, IWGSC CS RefSeq v2.1, whole genome shotgun sequence:
- the LOC123054534 gene encoding factor of DNA methylation 5 isoform X1 produces MAESIATARAGSLVSKLESKICYHRDAALEYMEIKAVVGEVIEEKEMLQHDYHALKDELEAAKKTIVEVNKELAAENEETSLNKKELELVRKKLQDWEAKQNLPELQNCSASEHVQPSNSKQGQKRSMRHQEVPSQGPLGIDADKPDLAEERPGSMLVNNPIVGQTSVVSPSTNDDMVALREHMIKQFLEIDKYGGRIIGIKEMGKLNVKAFEIACAEKFRTTKAADASSKLYSLWQQRITDVSWNPFNTVTVEGNHQEVLNVNDDKLQELKKEWGESPYKAVIDALMEMKEYNCLGDRSTVYELWNYRADRKATLTECTEYMADRVQELTVVKRRKTRRRI; encoded by the exons ATGGCTGAGAGCATAGCAACAGCCCGCGCTGGATCATTGGTTTCAAAGCTTGAGTCCAAGATATGCTATCATAGGGATGCAGCCCTCGAGTACATGGAAATCAAGGCCGTGGTTGGTGAGGTCATAGAAGAGAAGGAGATGCTCCAGCATGATTATCATG CACTGAAAGATGAACTTGAGGCGGCAAAGAAAACGATTGTGGAAGTAAACAAGGAGCTTGCAGCAGAAAATGAGGAGACCTCTCTCAATAAAAAGGAGTTGGAGCTTGTAAGGAAGAAGCTTCAAGACTGGGAAGCTAAGCAAAATCTACCTGAGCTACAGAATTGCTCTGCTTCTGAGCATGTCCAGCCTAGTAATAGTAAG CAGGGGCAGAAAAGATCAATGAGGCACCAGGAAGTGCCATCTCAAGGACCTCTGGGAATTGATGCTGACAAGCCTGACCTGGCAGAAGAGCGTCCTGGGAGCATGCTGGTAAACAACCCCATTGTTGGCCAAACCTCAGTTGTTTCACCAAGCACAAATGATGACATGGTGGCCCTGCGTGAACATATGATCAAG CAATTCCTTGAAATCGATAAATACGGCGGGCGGATCATCGGGATAAAGGAAATGGGCAAACTGAATGTGAAGGCATTCGAGATTGCTTGCGCTGAGAAGTTCCGTACCACAAAAGCCGCTGATGCGTCAAGTAAGCTGTACTCACTGTGGCAGCAGCGGATCACTGACGTAAGCTGGAATCCCTTCAACACGGTCACGGTCGAGGGCAATCATCAG GAGGTTCTGAATGTCAATGATGATAAGTTGCAAGAACTGAAGAAGGAATGGGGAGAAAGCCCCTACAAAGCTGTCATCGATGCGCTGATGGAGATGAAAGAGTACAACTGCCTAGGCGACAGGAGCACCGTCTATGAGCTATGGAACTACAGGGCGGACCGGAAAGCCACCCTAACGGAGTGTACTGAGTACATGGCCGATCGTGTGCAAGAACTCACAGTGGTCAAGCGCAGGAAGACTCGCAG GAGGATATGA
- the LOC123054534 gene encoding protein INVOLVED IN DE NOVO 2 isoform X2: MAESIATARAGSLVSKLESKICYHRDAALEYMEIKAVVGEVIEEKEMLQHDYHALKDELEAAKKTIVEVNKELAAENEETSLNKKELELVRKKLQDWEAKQNLPELQNCSASEHVQPSNSKGQKRSMRHQEVPSQGPLGIDADKPDLAEERPGSMLVNNPIVGQTSVVSPSTNDDMVALREHMIKQFLEIDKYGGRIIGIKEMGKLNVKAFEIACAEKFRTTKAADASSKLYSLWQQRITDVSWNPFNTVTVEGNHQEVLNVNDDKLQELKKEWGESPYKAVIDALMEMKEYNCLGDRSTVYELWNYRADRKATLTECTEYMADRVQELTVVKRRKTRRRI, from the exons ATGGCTGAGAGCATAGCAACAGCCCGCGCTGGATCATTGGTTTCAAAGCTTGAGTCCAAGATATGCTATCATAGGGATGCAGCCCTCGAGTACATGGAAATCAAGGCCGTGGTTGGTGAGGTCATAGAAGAGAAGGAGATGCTCCAGCATGATTATCATG CACTGAAAGATGAACTTGAGGCGGCAAAGAAAACGATTGTGGAAGTAAACAAGGAGCTTGCAGCAGAAAATGAGGAGACCTCTCTCAATAAAAAGGAGTTGGAGCTTGTAAGGAAGAAGCTTCAAGACTGGGAAGCTAAGCAAAATCTACCTGAGCTACAGAATTGCTCTGCTTCTGAGCATGTCCAGCCTAGTAATAGTAAG GGGCAGAAAAGATCAATGAGGCACCAGGAAGTGCCATCTCAAGGACCTCTGGGAATTGATGCTGACAAGCCTGACCTGGCAGAAGAGCGTCCTGGGAGCATGCTGGTAAACAACCCCATTGTTGGCCAAACCTCAGTTGTTTCACCAAGCACAAATGATGACATGGTGGCCCTGCGTGAACATATGATCAAG CAATTCCTTGAAATCGATAAATACGGCGGGCGGATCATCGGGATAAAGGAAATGGGCAAACTGAATGTGAAGGCATTCGAGATTGCTTGCGCTGAGAAGTTCCGTACCACAAAAGCCGCTGATGCGTCAAGTAAGCTGTACTCACTGTGGCAGCAGCGGATCACTGACGTAAGCTGGAATCCCTTCAACACGGTCACGGTCGAGGGCAATCATCAG GAGGTTCTGAATGTCAATGATGATAAGTTGCAAGAACTGAAGAAGGAATGGGGAGAAAGCCCCTACAAAGCTGTCATCGATGCGCTGATGGAGATGAAAGAGTACAACTGCCTAGGCGACAGGAGCACCGTCTATGAGCTATGGAACTACAGGGCGGACCGGAAAGCCACCCTAACGGAGTGTACTGAGTACATGGCCGATCGTGTGCAAGAACTCACAGTGGTCAAGCGCAGGAAGACTCGCAG GAGGATATGA